Proteins encoded in a region of the Gaiellales bacterium genome:
- a CDS encoding ABC transporter substrate-binding protein, with protein sequence MVVTEGERRVVAVLMADVAGSTAIGEQLGPERSKFLFDEVVRLMAEQVERYDGTVAQLLGDGLLAVFGAPVAHEDDSERAVRAGLALQRALAAYSRDVDEAYGIELRARVAVNTGPVLITADADGEEHFNALGDTVNVTARLQALAGDSDVMLGPDTAVQVRDCFELEDLGPTELRGRSRPVDRYRVVSERDRGDRPADGPLVGRAHELAEVRDAFERLGDGIGVIVSLTGEPGIGKSRLAAEAVGPYRDRLKVLVGRGLSYTQGFSYWPIRDLLRDWLGASATTSEARIRFDLKAALHELYGPGDDRYPFLANLLGLQEADRRAAAELRELSHEALHRRSLEVVADLLTRLAAERPLLVVFEDLHWADELTLQAVESLLELTEAQALGIAMLYRSERELPSWGVGERARQHYPHRYVEVELRALAGDATLELAQALADAPLPEMVADLISQRAGGNPLFVSEALRDLVERGALTRENGGGWKLAVDPSQLEVPALVQGVLQARLDRLDASGRETVAVAAVIGRRFGMPLLERVLRPEVLPAALLELQRLDLIVEERRRPYPEYRFRHGLVQEAAYASLTEADRQELHRRVGVGLEELVGDEKSGSTLALLARHFSAADDPARAAEYLIQAGDDARAIYANQEAIRHYRQAREFLARMGDDRRSRETLFKIALVHHLAFNFAEAERAYDEAFACKVMPLDQPEPTERIVTAVLRPDSLAPGLEYVAETSALTAHLFRGLLVIDRDLNVMPSLAENFRVSGDGLTYLFQLRESACWSDGEPVTAHDFVYTWERARQRSTVTAFLLQDVDQATALDDHTLEVVLREPRNYFPYILASTYAYPWPRHLCETQGEDWHRQQPLVSNGPFLLESIDDDSLRMVANPRWTGRRGNLREIEVDFRMHGRAEAVNELWGSGRLDVLSTPFVPDHVDDADDACTDLAPRLGTAIIGFRTDREVFADVRVRRAVAAALAPVALGFADVGLMGRAADGGGLLPPAMPGHDHHVSTPLDLDAARALLAEAGHRGGAGLPRLQMLVSKGFEVLLGAIETALAEIGLEVEFIISQRGSRASEIPADLWLSAWLADYPDPDGFFRGLLADPCDPVTEPEMTRELVDLIDRGRGSRNQDERLELYGRVDRLLVSEWVVLVPLAYLRTTVLRRPWVHGLWANALTPFRFDAVIVDREHAKQPGAAG encoded by the coding sequence ATGGTGGTGACCGAGGGAGAGCGCCGCGTCGTGGCGGTGCTGATGGCAGATGTGGCCGGCTCGACGGCGATCGGCGAGCAGCTCGGTCCCGAGCGGTCCAAGTTCCTCTTCGACGAGGTCGTCCGGCTCATGGCCGAGCAGGTCGAGCGCTACGACGGCACGGTCGCCCAGCTGCTCGGCGACGGCCTGCTCGCGGTCTTCGGCGCCCCGGTCGCCCACGAGGACGACAGCGAGCGGGCGGTGCGCGCCGGGCTCGCGCTCCAGCGTGCGCTCGCCGCCTACTCGCGCGACGTCGACGAGGCCTACGGCATCGAGCTGCGTGCGCGCGTGGCCGTGAACACCGGCCCCGTCCTGATCACCGCCGACGCCGATGGCGAGGAGCATTTCAACGCGCTCGGCGACACCGTGAACGTAACCGCGCGGCTGCAGGCGCTCGCCGGCGACTCCGATGTCATGCTCGGGCCCGACACGGCCGTCCAGGTACGCGACTGCTTCGAGCTCGAGGACCTCGGCCCGACCGAGCTGCGCGGGCGCTCGCGCCCGGTCGACCGCTACCGCGTCGTCAGCGAGCGCGACCGCGGCGACCGGCCCGCGGACGGCCCGCTCGTCGGCCGCGCCCACGAGCTGGCCGAGGTGCGGGACGCGTTCGAGCGGCTGGGCGACGGGATCGGCGTGATCGTCTCGCTGACCGGCGAGCCCGGTATCGGCAAATCGCGGCTCGCGGCCGAGGCCGTCGGCCCATACCGCGACCGGCTGAAGGTGCTCGTCGGCCGCGGCCTCTCATACACCCAGGGCTTCTCGTACTGGCCGATCCGCGACCTGCTGCGCGACTGGCTCGGCGCCTCGGCGACGACCAGCGAGGCGCGGATCCGCTTCGATCTCAAGGCCGCCCTGCACGAGCTCTACGGGCCCGGCGACGACCGCTATCCGTTCCTGGCCAACCTGCTCGGCCTCCAGGAGGCCGACCGCCGCGCCGCTGCCGAGCTGCGCGAGCTGTCCCACGAGGCGCTTCACCGGCGCAGCCTCGAGGTGGTGGCAGACCTCCTGACGCGCCTGGCCGCGGAGCGGCCGCTCCTCGTCGTCTTCGAGGATCTGCACTGGGCCGACGAGCTGACGCTGCAGGCGGTGGAGAGCTTGCTCGAGCTGACGGAGGCCCAGGCGCTCGGCATCGCGATGCTCTACCGCAGCGAGCGCGAGCTCCCGTCCTGGGGCGTCGGCGAACGCGCCCGCCAGCACTACCCTCACCGTTATGTAGAGGTTGAGCTTCGGGCGCTCGCGGGCGACGCGACGCTCGAGCTGGCCCAGGCGCTCGCGGACGCCCCGCTGCCCGAGATGGTGGCCGACCTGATTTCCCAGCGGGCCGGCGGGAACCCGCTGTTCGTGAGCGAGGCGCTGCGCGATCTCGTCGAGCGGGGAGCGCTGACCCGGGAGAACGGCGGCGGCTGGAAGCTGGCCGTCGACCCGTCGCAGCTCGAGGTGCCCGCGCTCGTCCAGGGCGTGCTCCAGGCCCGGCTCGACCGGCTCGACGCCTCCGGGCGCGAGACCGTCGCCGTGGCGGCGGTGATCGGGCGCCGGTTCGGCATGCCGCTGCTCGAGCGGGTGCTGCGCCCCGAGGTGCTGCCCGCGGCGCTGCTGGAGCTGCAGCGGCTCGACCTGATCGTCGAGGAGCGCCGCCGGCCCTACCCGGAGTACCGCTTCCGCCACGGCCTCGTGCAGGAGGCGGCGTATGCCAGCCTGACCGAGGCCGACCGGCAGGAGCTGCACCGCCGCGTCGGGGTGGGTCTCGAGGAGCTGGTCGGCGACGAGAAGAGCGGCTCGACGCTGGCGCTGCTCGCCCGGCACTTCAGCGCCGCCGACGACCCCGCCCGGGCGGCCGAGTACCTGATCCAGGCGGGCGACGACGCCCGCGCCATCTACGCGAACCAGGAGGCGATTCGCCACTACCGCCAGGCGCGCGAGTTCCTGGCCCGGATGGGCGACGACCGCCGCTCCCGCGAGACGCTCTTCAAGATCGCCCTCGTCCACCACCTGGCGTTCAACTTCGCCGAGGCCGAGCGGGCCTACGACGAGGCCTTCGCCTGCAAGGTCATGCCGCTCGACCAGCCCGAGCCGACCGAGCGGATCGTCACGGCGGTGCTGCGCCCGGACTCGCTCGCGCCCGGACTCGAGTACGTGGCCGAGACGAGCGCGCTCACCGCGCACCTCTTCCGCGGCCTGCTCGTGATCGACCGCGACCTGAACGTGATGCCGTCGCTGGCCGAGAACTTCCGCGTCTCCGGCGACGGGCTCACCTACCTCTTCCAGCTGCGCGAGAGCGCCTGCTGGAGCGACGGCGAGCCGGTGACGGCACACGACTTCGTCTACACGTGGGAGCGGGCCCGGCAGCGCTCGACCGTGACCGCGTTCCTGCTGCAGGACGTCGATCAGGCGACCGCGCTCGACGATCACACGCTCGAGGTCGTGCTGCGCGAGCCGCGCAACTACTTCCCCTACATCCTGGCGTCGACCTATGCCTATCCGTGGCCGCGCCACCTGTGCGAGACGCAGGGCGAGGACTGGCACCGGCAGCAGCCGCTCGTGTCGAACGGGCCGTTCCTGCTCGAGAGCATCGACGACGACAGCCTGCGGATGGTCGCGAACCCGCGCTGGACCGGCCGCCGCGGCAACCTGCGTGAGATCGAGGTCGACTTCCGCATGCACGGCAGGGCCGAGGCCGTGAACGAGCTGTGGGGCTCCGGGAGGCTCGACGTGCTCTCGACGCCGTTCGTGCCCGACCACGTCGACGACGCCGACGACGCGTGCACCGATCTCGCCCCCCGGCTGGGCACGGCGATCATCGGCTTTCGCACCGACCGCGAGGTGTTCGCGGACGTGCGGGTGCGCCGCGCGGTGGCCGCGGCGCTCGCTCCTGTCGCGCTGGGGTTCGCCGACGTCGGCCTGATGGGCCGCGCCGCCGACGGCGGCGGCCTGCTGCCGCCGGCGATGCCCGGGCACGACCACCACGTCTCGACGCCGCTCGACCTCGATGCGGCGCGCGCCCTGCTGGCCGAGGCGGGCCATCGCGGAGGCGCCGGCCTGCCGCGCCTGCAGATGCTCGTCTCGAAGGGCTTCGAGGTGCTGCTGGGCGCGATCGAGACCGCTCTCGCCGAGATCGGGCTCGAGGTCGAGTTCATCATCAGCCAGCGCGGGTCGCGGGCCTCGGAGATCCCGGCCGACCTGTGGCTGAGCGCGTGGCTGGCCGACTACCCCGACCCCGACGGGTTCTTCCGCGGGCTGCTCGCCGACCCGTGCGATCCGGTCACCGAGCCGGAGATGACGCGCGAGCTCGTCGACCTGATCGACCGCGGCCGGGGGTCGCGCAACCAGGACGAGCGGCTCGAGCTGTACGGCCGTGTCGACCGGCTGCTCGTCTCGGAGTGGGTCGTGCTCGTGCCCCTGGCCTACCTGCGCACCACCGTCCTGCGGCGGCCGTGGGTGCACGGCCTGTGGGCGAACGCGCTCACGCCGTTCCGGTTCGACGCGGTGATCGTCGACCGCGAGCACGCGAAGCAGCCGGGCGCCGCCGGGTGA
- a CDS encoding EamA family transporter, which yields MSAARPPAAELIAAFAAIYLVWGSTFLAIRYAVETIPPFAMMAGRCLLGGGILLAFGLVRERDLTWPTRREWGGAVVIGVLLFVGCHGVLAYAEEKVPSGIAALCLATIPLFVPLLAWTLPDGRPPSRRRVGAFVVGFAGVALLVVSQGTSGGLHPADAFLLVGSALSWAAGTVATRVVPVPRSPVVGAAMPLLAGGVILTAVAAGSGELSSLHLADISERSIGGLAYLVVFGTVLTFSAYVWLLRVVAPARVATYAFVNPAVAVVLGWAVAGESLTAGAVVASAVIVAAVAVAVSERERAPA from the coding sequence GTGTCCGCGGCACGCCCGCCCGCGGCCGAGCTGATCGCCGCGTTCGCGGCGATCTACCTGGTCTGGGGATCGACGTTCCTGGCGATCCGCTACGCCGTCGAAACGATCCCGCCGTTCGCGATGATGGCCGGCCGGTGCCTGCTCGGAGGCGGGATCCTGCTCGCGTTCGGCCTCGTCCGCGAGCGCGATCTCACGTGGCCGACGCGGAGGGAGTGGGGCGGTGCGGTCGTGATCGGCGTGCTGCTCTTCGTCGGCTGTCACGGCGTGCTCGCATACGCCGAGGAGAAGGTGCCGTCGGGCATCGCCGCGCTCTGCCTGGCCACGATCCCGCTGTTCGTCCCGCTGCTCGCATGGACGCTGCCGGACGGGCGGCCGCCGTCGCGGCGGCGGGTGGGGGCGTTCGTCGTCGGGTTCGCCGGCGTGGCGCTGCTGGTCGTCTCGCAGGGCACGAGCGGCGGCCTGCACCCGGCCGACGCGTTCCTGCTGGTCGGAAGCGCGCTCTCCTGGGCGGCCGGGACGGTCGCCACCCGGGTCGTGCCCGTGCCGCGCTCGCCGGTGGTCGGCGCGGCGATGCCGCTGCTCGCCGGCGGCGTCATCCTGACCGCGGTCGCCGCCGGATCGGGCGAGCTCTCGTCGCTCCACCTCGCCGACATCTCGGAGCGCTCGATCGGCGGGCTCGCCTATCTCGTCGTCTTCGGCACCGTGCTCACGTTCTCGGCCTACGTGTGGCTGCTGCGCGTCGTCGCCCCGGCCCGTGTCGCCACGTATGCCTTCGTGAACCCGGCGGTCGCGGTGGTGCTGGGGTGGGCGGTCGCCGGTGAGTCGCTCACCGCGGGCGCCGTCGTCGCGAGCGCCGTGATCGTCGCCGCCGTTGCGGTTGCGGTCTCCGAGCGCGAGCGCGCCCCGGCCTGA
- a CDS encoding PadR family transcriptional regulator, whose protein sequence is MTYAETIPAGWARKRRRHHGMHMFSRRRHGGGDPFGRGGWGGGRGNAFFGGGRRAGRGDIRAAILALLAEQGMHGYQIIRELGERTGGAWNPSPGSVYPTLQQLEDEELVREQKSDTGRRVYELTDAGRQRAAELPSPPPWEQVAAEAHDEHGDLRSLAFQVLGAVRQVGMAGTPAQREKAQEVLRGARRSLYQILAEDEAPGDTPETNL, encoded by the coding sequence ATGACCTACGCAGAGACGATCCCGGCGGGGTGGGCCCGAAAGCGGCGCCGCCACCACGGGATGCACATGTTCTCCAGGCGCCGGCACGGCGGGGGCGACCCGTTCGGGCGCGGCGGCTGGGGCGGCGGCCGCGGCAACGCCTTCTTCGGCGGCGGCCGCCGGGCCGGGCGCGGTGACATCCGCGCCGCGATCCTGGCGCTCCTTGCCGAGCAGGGCATGCACGGCTACCAGATCATCCGCGAGCTCGGCGAGCGCACCGGCGGGGCCTGGAACCCCAGCCCGGGCTCGGTCTACCCGACGCTCCAGCAGCTCGAGGACGAGGAGCTCGTCCGCGAGCAGAAGTCCGACACAGGCCGGCGCGTCTACGAGCTGACCGACGCGGGCCGCCAGCGGGCGGCCGAGCTGCCCTCACCGCCGCCGTGGGAGCAGGTGGCCGCCGAGGCTCACGACGAGCACGGCGACCTGCGGAGCCTGGCGTTCCAGGTGCTCGGCGCGGTGCGTCAGGTGGGCATGGCCGGCACGCCGGCGCAGCGCGAGAAGGCCCAGGAGGTGTTGCGCGGCGCCCGCCGCAGCCTGTACCAGATCCTGGCCGAGGACGAGGCGCCCGGCGACACGCCGGAGACGAACCTCTAG
- a CDS encoding CehA/McbA family metallohydrolase: MTNPFQTDGTWLRCALHAHTTRSDGELQPEALVDHYERAEWTGLAVTDHWTITRPPARDGIVLVPGIELTCRTESGIWVDVLVYGLDRELDVEPDNYDSYPDLPDAMAFVAEHGGVAYIAHPYWTNVPMDIVPGLPAVVGIEVYNAGCEIECGRGLSTVHWDMLLDAGHPCFAVACDDTHYAGFDSGHAWTMVRAAEPTAEGVVAALREGASYASTGPRFDTIEPVPGGLLVRCSPSKSVTLLTGPEDGGRATVGRLAFRHRAKIVDRDPSSGLVTAVEFAPPPGAAAARIELADGDGGTAWSNPVVF, from the coding sequence ATGACGAACCCCTTCCAGACAGACGGCACGTGGCTGCGCTGTGCGCTGCACGCCCACACCACCCGCTCCGACGGCGAGCTCCAGCCCGAGGCGCTCGTCGACCACTACGAGCGGGCCGAGTGGACCGGGCTCGCCGTCACCGACCACTGGACGATCACCCGGCCGCCGGCGCGCGACGGGATCGTGCTCGTGCCCGGGATCGAGCTCACCTGCCGCACCGAATCGGGCATCTGGGTCGACGTGCTCGTCTACGGGCTCGACCGCGAGCTCGACGTCGAGCCCGACAACTACGACTCGTATCCCGACCTGCCCGACGCCATGGCGTTCGTGGCCGAGCACGGCGGGGTCGCCTACATCGCCCACCCCTACTGGACGAACGTGCCGATGGACATCGTCCCCGGCCTGCCGGCGGTCGTCGGCATCGAGGTCTACAACGCCGGCTGCGAGATCGAGTGCGGCCGCGGGCTCTCGACCGTGCACTGGGACATGCTGCTCGACGCCGGCCACCCGTGCTTCGCCGTCGCCTGTGACGACACCCACTACGCCGGCTTCGACTCGGGCCACGCCTGGACGATGGTGCGGGCGGCCGAGCCGACGGCCGAGGGCGTGGTCGCAGCCCTGCGCGAGGGGGCGTCCTACGCCTCGACCGGCCCGCGCTTCGACACGATCGAGCCGGTGCCGGGCGGCCTGCTCGTCCGCTGCAGCCCGTCCAAGTCGGTCACGCTGCTCACCGGGCCGGAGGACGGCGGCCGGGCGACGGTCGGGCGGCTGGCGTTCCGCCACCGCGCGAAGATCGTCGACCGCGACCCGTCGTCGGGCCTGGTCACCGCCGTCGAGTTCGCGCCGCCGCCCGGCGCCGCCGCCGCCCGCATCGAGCTGGCGGACGGCGACGGCGGGACCGCCTGGTCGAACCCGGTCGTCTTCTAG